One Elusimicrobiota bacterium genomic region harbors:
- a CDS encoding SHOCT domain-containing protein: protein MIVFWILVIVGIIFISKWSIDRGKGKSEGDSALEILKKRYAKGEISKTEYEEKKKDIL, encoded by the coding sequence ATGATTGTATTTTGGATTTTAGTTATAGTTGGGATAATTTTTATTTCGAAGTGGTCGATTGATCGGGGAAAAGGAAAATCAGAGGGCGATTCGGCATTAGAAATCCTCAAAAAAAGATATGCTAAAGGAGAAATTAGCAAAACGGAATATGAGGAAAAAAAGAAGGATATACTTTAA